Proteins found in one Bacillus subtilis subsp. subtilis str. 168 genomic segment:
- the glnM gene encoding glutamine ABC transporter (permease) (Evidence 1c: Function from experimental evidences in the studied genus; PubMedId: 1856180, 15849754, 16850406; Product type t: transporter): MNVSILFDNFSMYMDGFYHTLLASVIALAGSFVLGVAVAVMRITVFKPLQWLGTAYVEFIRNIPLLLITFVFYFGLPNAGLRLDGFQAGTVALTIYTSAFIAEAIRAGIQSVSKGQMEAARSSGFTYSQAMLHIILPQAIKIVIPPLGNQFLNLVKNSSILGVVAGLDLMYQADLVSSSTLVVFDVYIFVALFYLVLTIPLSIGVNYLEKRLEKSY, from the coding sequence ATGAATGTGTCAATTCTTTTCGATAACTTCAGCATGTATATGGACGGTTTTTACCATACCTTGCTCGCAAGTGTTATCGCGCTGGCCGGCAGTTTTGTCCTCGGCGTTGCTGTAGCGGTTATGAGAATAACAGTCTTTAAGCCGCTGCAATGGCTCGGGACCGCATATGTAGAATTCATCCGCAACATCCCTCTTCTTTTAATTACCTTTGTTTTCTATTTCGGACTTCCAAACGCAGGCCTGAGGCTTGACGGTTTTCAAGCGGGAACGGTTGCTCTCACCATTTATACCTCTGCGTTTATCGCTGAAGCCATCAGAGCAGGCATCCAGTCTGTTTCAAAAGGGCAGATGGAAGCGGCACGCTCGTCAGGCTTTACCTACAGCCAAGCCATGCTCCATATCATTTTGCCGCAGGCAATCAAAATCGTCATTCCGCCTTTAGGCAATCAATTTTTAAACTTAGTCAAAAACTCTTCGATTCTTGGGGTTGTGGCCGGATTGGATCTTATGTACCAAGCCGATTTAGTTTCGTCGAGCACACTCGTTGTATTTGATGTTTATATTTTTGTGGCGCTTTTTTACTTAGTGCTGACGATTCCGCTTAGCATCGGTGTTAACTATCTGGAAAAACGGCTGGAAAAAAGCTATTGA
- the glnH gene encoding glutamine ABC transporter (glutamine-binding lipoprotein) (Evidence 1c: Function from experimental evidences in the studied genus; PubMedId: 1856180; Product type lp : lipoprotein), whose amino-acid sequence MKKIFSLALISLFAVILLAACGSKGSNGEASKESKKDTLAAIKDNDKIVFGVKTDTRLFGLKNPSSGEIEGFDIDIAKQIAKDILGDEKKAQFKEVTSKTRIPMLQNGDIDAIVATMTITEERKKEVDFSDVYFEAGQSLLVKKGSKIKSVENLGKGSKVLAVKGSTSSQNIREKAPEASVLEFENYAEAFTALKSGQGDALTTDNAILYGMADENKNYQLTGKPFTDEPYGIAVKKGQSALAKEINASLKKMKSDGRYDEIYKKWIKEDPAE is encoded by the coding sequence GGGATCAAACGGAGAAGCCTCAAAGGAGAGCAAAAAAGATACGCTAGCCGCCATTAAAGACAATGACAAAATTGTCTTCGGCGTAAAAACGGACACTCGACTGTTCGGTCTTAAAAATCCAAGCTCAGGTGAGATTGAGGGTTTTGATATTGATATTGCTAAACAAATCGCTAAAGACATTTTAGGTGATGAGAAAAAAGCTCAATTTAAAGAGGTCACCTCAAAAACAAGGATTCCTATGCTGCAAAACGGGGATATCGACGCCATTGTCGCCACAATGACGATCACTGAAGAACGAAAAAAGGAAGTTGACTTTTCTGATGTCTATTTCGAGGCCGGGCAATCGCTTCTCGTGAAAAAAGGCAGCAAAATCAAGAGTGTCGAGAATCTTGGCAAAGGCTCAAAAGTTCTTGCAGTAAAAGGCTCCACCTCCTCTCAAAACATTCGTGAAAAGGCGCCTGAAGCATCTGTTTTAGAATTTGAAAACTACGCAGAAGCCTTTACAGCCCTTAAATCGGGGCAAGGCGATGCCCTCACCACAGATAATGCAATTTTATATGGAATGGCTGATGAAAATAAAAATTATCAATTAACAGGAAAGCCTTTTACAGATGAGCCTTACGGGATCGCCGTGAAAAAAGGGCAATCTGCTCTCGCGAAAGAAATCAACGCTTCACTTAAAAAGATGAAGTCGGATGGCAGATACGATGAAATTTATAAAAAATGGATCAAAGAAGACCCAGCTGAATAA